The proteins below are encoded in one region of Desulfuromonas acetexigens:
- a CDS encoding (Fe-S)-binding protein — MSKLKDLEDYREEINQCVKCGACRAHCPVFGAEKHEGRVARGKVALAGAVLDGEIGLEAKVLEDLSQCLLCGSCCAQCPNKVPTEEIVAAARRRIAEEKGLSSFGKGVAAVLGRPKLMDLLAKTGGTLSNLLFKKVPENSGLRLRFPAPYIDADRTLPPIVAKPFRERVPEVIEGKPGMPTVAFFTGCGINYMYPAIGEAFLKSLKFLGVTVIIPKDQACCGLPAVSAGSAKTVEDLAALNLAALTRRPVDYVVTACASCNAGIGKIYADLGDDYQALAAKTMDIFVFLVKHGLPEQLAALPKAATRTKVTYHDPCHLRTRGITKEPRQILKALPQVEFVEMTGAGTCCGLGGTYSVYHYDTSKEIGAKKAANIAASGAELVATDCPGCIMQLQDSINHAGGKARAVHLLELLVAALPDEK, encoded by the coding sequence ATGAGCAAATTGAAAGACCTTGAAGACTATCGCGAAGAGATCAACCAGTGCGTCAAATGCGGCGCCTGCCGGGCGCATTGTCCGGTCTTTGGCGCCGAGAAGCACGAAGGACGGGTGGCGCGGGGCAAGGTAGCCCTGGCCGGGGCAGTGCTCGACGGCGAAATCGGCCTGGAGGCGAAGGTGCTGGAGGACCTTTCCCAGTGCCTGCTGTGCGGCAGTTGCTGCGCCCAGTGTCCGAACAAGGTGCCGACGGAGGAAATCGTCGCCGCCGCCCGGCGGCGGATCGCCGAGGAAAAGGGGCTCTCCAGTTTCGGCAAGGGGGTGGCGGCGGTCCTCGGTCGACCGAAACTGATGGATCTGCTGGCCAAGACCGGCGGCACCCTCTCCAATCTGCTGTTCAAGAAGGTGCCGGAAAACAGCGGCCTGCGCCTGCGCTTTCCCGCTCCCTACATCGACGCCGACCGCACCCTGCCGCCGATCGTCGCCAAGCCCTTCCGCGAGCGGGTGCCGGAAGTGATCGAGGGCAAGCCGGGGATGCCGACGGTCGCCTTTTTCACCGGCTGCGGCATCAACTACATGTATCCGGCCATCGGCGAGGCCTTTCTCAAGTCGCTGAAATTTCTCGGGGTCACTGTCATCATCCCCAAGGATCAGGCCTGCTGCGGCCTGCCGGCGGTGAGCGCCGGGTCGGCGAAAACCGTGGAAGATCTGGCGGCGCTGAACCTTGCGGCCCTGACCCGGCGGCCGGTCGATTACGTCGTGACCGCCTGCGCCTCCTGCAACGCCGGCATCGGCAAGATCTACGCCGACCTCGGCGACGACTACCAGGCGCTGGCGGCCAAGACCATGGATATCTTCGTCTTTCTCGTCAAACACGGCCTACCGGAACAACTGGCGGCCCTGCCGAAGGCGGCCACACGGACCAAGGTGACCTATCACGACCCTTGCCACCTGCGAACGCGCGGCATTACCAAGGAGCCCCGGCAGATTCTCAAGGCCCTGCCCCAGGTGGAATTCGTCGAAATGACCGGTGCCGGCACCTGCTGCGGCCTGGGGGGGACCTACTCGGTCTACCACTACGACACCAGCAAAGAGATCGGCGCCAAGAAGGCGGCCAACATCGCCGCCAGCGGCGCGGAGCTGGTCGCCACCGACTGCCCGGGATGCATCATGCAGCTGCAGGATTCCATCAACCACGCCGGAGGAAAAGCGCGGGCCGTCCATCTGCTCGAACTGCTGGTCGCCGCCCTGCCGGACGAAAAATAA
- a CDS encoding TorD/DmsD family molecular chaperone gives MSERKQLYRFLAGLFAYPDQELVTALARGEAAEAVRLTGFEEAPPVLAEDDPLAELEAGFTDLFINRLGGVPAPPYGSIYLEQAGILMGASTLKVLDAYRREGLSLEGSGEPPDYLATELEFLYYLVGQEEEALQQRQVEAARDFSLKQRAFVSELLSPWLPVFCRRLEAAPGGHPLYLWGGRLLQRFGELEEDWLKRLP, from the coding sequence GTGAGTGAACGTAAACAGCTCTACCGCTTTCTGGCTGGTCTGTTCGCCTATCCCGACCAGGAACTGGTGACGGCCCTGGCCCGGGGGGAGGCGGCGGAAGCAGTACGGCTGACCGGTTTCGAAGAAGCCCCGCCAGTCTTGGCCGAAGACGACCCCCTCGCCGAGCTCGAAGCCGGCTTCACCGATCTTTTCATCAACCGTCTGGGCGGTGTTCCGGCCCCCCCCTACGGCTCCATCTACCTGGAACAAGCGGGCATTCTCATGGGTGCCAGCACCCTCAAGGTGCTCGACGCCTACCGCCGGGAAGGACTCTCCCTGGAAGGGAGCGGCGAGCCCCCCGACTATCTGGCGACGGAACTGGAGTTTCTCTACTATCTGGTGGGGCAGGAGGAAGAGGCCTTACAACAGCGGCAGGTCGAGGCAGCCCGAGACTTTTCCCTCAAGCAGCGGGCCTTCGTGAGTGAGTTGCTGTCACCCTGGCTGCCAGTCTTTTGCCGTCGGCTGGAAGCCGCCCCCGGGGGTCATCCCCTCTATCTCTGGGGCGGAAGATTGCTGCAGCGGTTCGGTGAACTGGAAGAGGACTGGCTGAAGCGCCTGCCCTGA
- a CDS encoding lytic transglycosylase domain-containing protein — translation MAIKPSDLMHKLNLPQQENRRTQIAGQQRIGFADVLSTIAQKNSTDYGALAELCRLTVLSSSVSLADDSAFEQSFPSPLASLDAYVAAASQKTDLAPAALTTVAREKSAPPRTAVTDIAERAAERYGVSPALVKAVIKAESNFNPTVVSHAGAQGLMQLMPGTAQDLGVSDPFDAEQNVMGGTRYLKQLLSKYDGDLDKTLAAYNWGMGNVDRKGIDVLPEETRNYLSRVKRYQSEFLA, via the coding sequence ATGGCCATCAAGCCTTCCGATCTCATGCACAAGCTGAATCTCCCTCAGCAGGAGAACCGCCGCACGCAGATCGCCGGGCAACAGCGCATCGGTTTCGCCGATGTGCTTTCCACCATCGCCCAGAAAAATTCCACCGATTACGGCGCCTTGGCGGAGTTGTGCCGGCTGACCGTGCTCAGTAGCAGCGTTTCTCTGGCCGACGACAGCGCTTTCGAGCAGAGTTTCCCCTCGCCCTTGGCCTCCCTCGATGCCTATGTCGCCGCCGCCAGTCAAAAAACCGACCTGGCGCCGGCAGCTTTGACTACCGTCGCCCGCGAGAAGAGTGCCCCACCGCGGACAGCGGTGACGGATATCGCTGAGCGCGCTGCCGAACGTTACGGTGTCAGTCCGGCGCTGGTCAAGGCGGTCATCAAGGCCGAGAGCAACTTCAATCCCACCGTCGTTTCCCATGCCGGCGCCCAGGGCCTGATGCAGCTGATGCCAGGGACCGCCCAGGATCTCGGCGTTTCCGATCCCTTTGATGCCGAACAGAACGTCATGGGTGGCACCCGCTACCTGAAGCAGTTGCTCAGTAAATACGACGGCGATCTGGACAAGACCCTGGCCGCCTACAACTGGGGCATGGGCAATGTCGACCGCAAGGGGATCGACGTTCTCCCCGAGGAGACCCGCAACTATCTGAGCCGGGTCAAACGTTACCAGTCGGAATTCCTCGCCTGA
- a CDS encoding cytochrome c3 family protein: MRIRLILTLLLAGIGLAGVALAVPPGRTLNFDQSPTGKVVFDGKIHADAGAKCAECHNADTFPKMKQGTVTITMEQIYAGKLCGVCHNGQRAFDAKGNCNRCHLGE, encoded by the coding sequence ATGCGTATTCGTCTCATCCTGACACTCCTGCTGGCTGGAATCGGTCTCGCCGGCGTCGCTCTCGCGGTCCCCCCGGGACGCACCTTGAACTTCGACCAGAGCCCCACCGGCAAGGTCGTCTTCGACGGCAAGATTCATGCGGACGCCGGCGCCAAGTGCGCCGAGTGCCACAATGCCGACACCTTCCCGAAAATGAAGCAGGGAACGGTGACCATCACCATGGAGCAGATCTACGCCGGCAAGCTCTGCGGAGTCTGCCACAACGGCCAGCGCGCCTTCGACGCCAAGGGCAACTGTAACCGCTGCCATCTCGGCGAATAA
- the moaA gene encoding GTP 3',8-cyclase MoaA — translation MLLTETPVTDRALQDTFGRTIDYLRLSITDRCNLRCRYCMPEEGVDSVGHGGILSYEELLRIAAAAVRLGVRKIRVTGGEPLVRKGVVEFIAALAALPGQPEIVLTTNGLLLAELAAPLKAAGLARINVSLDTLRPERFVEITRRSGLERVLAGIAAAEGAELAPMKINMVPLKGVNADEIVDFARLTREHPWEVRFIEFMPVSTGLDYSADERFPAEAILSELARLGELLPIPRRGPAGPARLFRYADGLGRIGVIPAVSQHFCGDCNRLRITADGRIRPCLLSSDEIDIREALRLGVDGTELEGLLRAAAVAKPKGHRLGEADYREGERGMERIGG, via the coding sequence ATGCTTCTTACCGAAACCCCCGTCACGGATAGAGCTTTGCAAGACACCTTCGGCCGGACCATCGATTACCTGCGTCTTTCCATCACCGACCGCTGCAACCTGCGCTGCCGCTACTGCATGCCCGAAGAAGGGGTCGATTCGGTGGGCCACGGCGGCATTCTCTCCTACGAAGAGCTGCTGCGCATCGCTGCCGCCGCCGTGCGCCTCGGCGTGCGCAAGATTCGCGTGACCGGTGGCGAGCCCCTGGTGCGCAAGGGGGTGGTCGAGTTCATCGCTGCCCTGGCGGCTTTGCCGGGACAGCCCGAGATCGTCCTGACCACGAATGGCCTGCTTTTGGCCGAGTTGGCTGCTCCGCTCAAAGCGGCGGGGCTCGCCCGTATCAACGTCAGCCTCGACACCCTGCGCCCTGAACGTTTCGTCGAGATCACCCGCCGCTCTGGCCTGGAGCGGGTGCTGGCTGGTATCGCCGCGGCGGAAGGGGCGGAGCTGGCGCCGATGAAAATCAATATGGTGCCACTCAAGGGAGTCAATGCCGACGAGATCGTCGACTTCGCCCGGCTGACCCGGGAGCATCCCTGGGAAGTGCGTTTCATCGAATTCATGCCGGTCAGCACCGGCCTCGACTACTCGGCCGATGAGCGTTTTCCAGCCGAGGCGATCCTGTCCGAACTGGCGCGCCTCGGCGAGCTGCTGCCCATCCCCCGGCGCGGTCCGGCCGGTCCGGCCCGGCTCTTTCGTTATGCCGATGGCCTTGGCCGGATCGGCGTTATTCCCGCCGTTTCCCAGCATTTCTGCGGCGACTGCAACCGCTTGCGCATCACCGCCGATGGGCGCATCCGCCCCTGTCTGCTCTCCTCGGACGAAATTGATATTCGCGAAGCGCTGCGACTTGGTGTCGACGGTACGGAGTTGGAAGGGTTGCTGCGGGCGGCGGCGGTGGCCAAACCGAAAGGGCATCGGCTGGGGGAGGCGGACTATCGGGAAGGGGAACGAGGGATGGAGCGGATCGGCGGATAG
- a CDS encoding type IV pilus twitching motility protein PilT — MAKIDGLFKLMKQQGASDLHISSGAPPILRQHGEIEKLNYPPLTNEQAKALLFEILNEEQRAQFEATHDLDFAYELPGIARFRGNILESYRGIAGVFRIIPSTILSADELNLPAGIRKMCNLKKGLVLVTGPTGSGKSTTLAAMIDLINSTRREHILTLEDPLEFIHENKMSLLNQRQIGQHTLSFAAALKGALREDPDVILVGEMRDLETISLAMTAAETGHLVYGTLHTNSAPKTIDRIIDAFPKDAQEQVRTMLGESLKGVICQQLMKTADGKGRIAAHEILIGNAAVANLIREGKTFQIPSIMQTAKGEGMQLMDQRILELLKEKKITPEEAYRCAVEKRSFEQFLPKQDGNKP; from the coding sequence ATGGCCAAGATCGACGGTCTCTTCAAGTTGATGAAACAGCAGGGTGCCAGCGACCTGCATATCTCCAGCGGCGCTCCGCCCATCCTGCGCCAGCACGGCGAGATAGAGAAGCTCAACTATCCGCCCCTGACCAACGAACAGGCCAAGGCGCTGCTCTTCGAGATCCTCAACGAGGAACAGCGCGCCCAGTTTGAGGCCACCCACGATCTCGACTTTGCTTATGAGTTGCCGGGCATCGCCCGCTTCCGGGGAAATATCCTGGAAAGCTACCGGGGGATCGCCGGAGTCTTCCGTATCATCCCCAGCACGATTCTTTCCGCCGACGAACTCAACCTGCCGGCGGGCATCCGCAAGATGTGCAATCTGAAGAAGGGGCTGGTGCTGGTCACTGGGCCGACCGGCAGCGGCAAGTCGACGACCCTGGCGGCGATGATCGACCTGATCAACTCGACCCGCCGGGAACACATCCTGACCCTCGAAGATCCCCTCGAATTCATTCATGAGAACAAGATGTCGCTGCTCAATCAGCGGCAGATCGGCCAGCATACCCTCTCCTTCGCCGCCGCCCTCAAGGGGGCGCTGCGCGAGGACCCGGACGTCATCCTGGTTGGCGAAATGCGCGACCTGGAGACCATCTCCCTGGCCATGACCGCCGCCGAGACCGGACACCTGGTCTACGGTACCCTGCACACCAACTCGGCCCCCAAGACCATCGACCGCATCATCGACGCCTTCCCCAAGGATGCCCAGGAACAGGTGCGGACTATGCTCGGCGAGAGCCTCAAAGGGGTCATCTGCCAGCAGTTGATGAAGACCGCCGACGGCAAGGGGCGCATCGCCGCCCACGAAATCCTTATCGGCAACGCGGCGGTGGCCAACCTCATCCGCGAAGGGAAGACCTTCCAGATTCCCTCGATCATGCAGACCGCCAAGGGGGAAGGGATGCAGCTCATGGACCAGCGCATCCTCGAACTGCTCAAGGAGAAGAAAATCACCCCCGAGGAAGCCTATCGCTGCGCCGTGGAGAAACGCTCCTTTGAGCAGTTTTTGCCTAAACAGGACGGCAACAAGCCCTGA
- a CDS encoding DUF814 domain-containing protein, whose amino-acid sequence MSKGLGLLSGGLDSILAALTLRRQGVEIACVAFVTPFFGADKALKTAQALDFPLRVEDISEVHLEMLKAPRYGYGKNMNPCIDCHALMFRLAGKMMEEEGFDFLFSGEVLGQRPMSQNLSALRAVANYSGYPERVLRPLSARLLPITPMEEAGLVDRERLLDIQGRSRRRQQELADKWGVTDYPSSGGGCLLTESSFSGRLRDLFTHRPEADVTDVELLKVGRQFRLSPQAQLAVGRNQSDNEAIKRLVRPSDILIRADNFSGPLGLVSGAAGAEELAAAGAIIATYGKGKNEGTVRVLLQQAERKWTIDVIPMPQDGIGRMQIL is encoded by the coding sequence ATGAGTAAAGGACTGGGACTTCTGTCCGGCGGGCTGGACAGCATCCTGGCCGCACTGACGCTGCGCCGCCAAGGGGTCGAGATCGCCTGCGTCGCCTTCGTCACCCCCTTCTTCGGCGCCGACAAGGCTCTGAAAACCGCGCAGGCCCTCGACTTTCCCCTGCGCGTCGAAGACATCAGCGAGGTGCATCTGGAGATGCTCAAAGCCCCCCGCTACGGCTACGGCAAGAACATGAATCCCTGCATCGACTGTCATGCCCTGATGTTCCGCCTGGCCGGAAAGATGATGGAGGAAGAAGGCTTCGACTTCCTTTTCTCCGGTGAAGTGCTGGGCCAGCGGCCGATGAGCCAGAACCTTTCCGCCCTGCGGGCGGTGGCCAACTATTCCGGCTACCCCGAGCGGGTGCTGCGTCCCCTCTCCGCGCGGCTGCTCCCGATTACGCCCATGGAGGAAGCGGGGCTGGTCGACCGCGAACGGCTGCTCGATATCCAGGGACGTTCCCGCCGCCGCCAGCAGGAACTGGCCGACAAATGGGGCGTGACCGACTACCCCTCCTCCGGCGGCGGCTGCCTGCTCACCGAATCTTCTTTTTCCGGACGCCTGCGCGATCTCTTCACCCATCGTCCCGAAGCCGACGTCACCGACGTGGAGCTGCTCAAGGTCGGCCGCCAGTTTCGCCTCTCCCCCCAGGCCCAGCTCGCCGTCGGCCGCAATCAGAGCGACAACGAGGCGATCAAGCGCCTGGTCCGGCCGAGCGACATCCTCATCCGTGCCGACAACTTCTCCGGCCCCTTAGGCCTGGTCAGCGGCGCCGCCGGGGCCGAGGAGCTGGCGGCGGCCGGCGCCATCATCGCCACCTACGGCAAGGGGAAAAACGAAGGGACGGTGCGCGTTCTGCTGCAGCAGGCGGAACGGAAATGGACCATCGACGTTATCCCCATGCCCCAGGACGGCATCGGTCGCATGCAGATCCTCTGA
- a CDS encoding BCCT family transporter, whose protein sequence is MKKQAWHATILLPVFVPAVVVIFLLVLGTISNPDLAGELFATALSFITRTFGWFYMLSVAIFLVFVVLVALSRWGNIKLGPDHAEPQYSFPAWFAMLFSAGYGIALLFFGVAEPVLHYASPPQGAGATVDAAKQAMQIAFFHWGFHIWAIYGLVGLVLSYFAFRHGLPLSMRSALYPLVGDRIYGPIGHAVDVFAILGTLFGVATTLGLSVAQINAGINYLWPQIPVATWVQITAIALITAMALASVLAGMDKGVKRLSILNMVLAIILMTFVFVVGPTLFILETFLQNTGSYLNNIIERTFNLQAYVRGDWIGNWTLFIFGWTIAWAPFVGLFIAKISRGRTIRQFVFGVMLVPSLFTFLWFSIFGDTALYLIMNEGYHKLIDYVQADQAMALFKLYEQLPLSSLASLVTVFLIITFFVTSSDSGSLVIDSLSAGGRDDSPVWHRAFWAITEGVVASTLLLAGGLKALQAMAITTALPFAIIMLLAALGMWRALVIEGHTEVSLQSHMRRTRHGTEGGKGGWKARLAGLVRFPGRAEVSGFINSEVMHSMKHVQEELSKQGWEAKVTYDEDNVRAYLEVSRQDHVDFLYDIRLCEYLMPDFAYPELPPDESKSPHYYRAEVFLRRGGQSYDIYGYDSSQIIDDILSQFEKYLHFLHVTPGVLPWNMDEHDEMLQGGGASSEP, encoded by the coding sequence ATGAAAAAACAGGCGTGGCATGCGACGATTCTGTTGCCGGTTTTCGTGCCGGCAGTGGTGGTGATTTTCCTTTTAGTGCTGGGGACGATCAGCAACCCGGATCTGGCCGGAGAGCTTTTTGCCACGGCCCTGTCTTTCATTACCAGGACCTTTGGCTGGTTCTACATGCTCTCGGTAGCGATTTTCCTGGTGTTCGTCGTGCTGGTGGCCCTTTCCCGCTGGGGCAATATAAAGCTGGGCCCGGATCACGCGGAGCCCCAGTACAGCTTTCCCGCATGGTTCGCCATGCTCTTTTCCGCCGGCTATGGCATCGCCCTGTTGTTTTTCGGGGTAGCGGAACCGGTGTTGCATTATGCCTCTCCGCCCCAAGGTGCCGGCGCCACGGTCGATGCGGCCAAACAGGCGATGCAGATCGCTTTTTTTCACTGGGGATTCCATATCTGGGCGATTTACGGATTGGTGGGGCTGGTTCTCAGCTATTTCGCCTTTCGTCACGGCCTGCCGCTCTCCATGCGCTCGGCCCTCTACCCGCTCGTCGGTGACCGCATCTACGGTCCCATTGGGCACGCGGTAGATGTCTTTGCCATTCTCGGCACCCTCTTCGGGGTCGCAACCACCCTCGGGCTGTCGGTAGCGCAGATCAATGCCGGAATCAACTATCTCTGGCCACAGATCCCCGTGGCAACCTGGGTACAGATCACGGCTATCGCGCTGATTACCGCCATGGCACTGGCTTCGGTACTGGCCGGTATGGACAAGGGGGTGAAGCGGCTTTCGATTTTGAATATGGTTTTGGCCATTATTCTGATGACCTTCGTTTTCGTCGTCGGACCGACCCTCTTCATTCTTGAAACCTTTTTACAGAATACCGGCAGCTACCTGAACAACATCATCGAGCGCACCTTCAATCTTCAAGCCTATGTCCGCGGGGATTGGATCGGTAACTGGACGCTCTTTATCTTCGGCTGGACCATCGCCTGGGCTCCCTTTGTCGGATTGTTCATCGCCAAGATCAGCCGGGGGCGCACCATCCGCCAGTTTGTTTTCGGTGTCATGCTGGTTCCGTCGCTCTTTACCTTCCTGTGGTTTTCCATTTTTGGCGACACCGCCCTGTACCTGATCATGAACGAGGGCTACCATAAGCTGATCGATTATGTTCAGGCCGATCAGGCGATGGCCTTGTTCAAGCTTTACGAGCAACTGCCCCTGTCGTCGCTGGCTTCTCTGGTGACGGTCTTTTTGATCATCACCTTCTTCGTGACCTCCTCCGACTCCGGCTCCCTGGTCATCGATTCCCTTTCAGCCGGTGGCCGGGATGATTCTCCGGTATGGCACCGGGCGTTCTGGGCGATCACCGAAGGCGTGGTCGCTTCGACCCTGTTGCTGGCGGGGGGGCTCAAGGCCTTGCAGGCTATGGCGATTACGACGGCTCTCCCCTTTGCCATCATTATGTTGCTGGCGGCGCTCGGCATGTGGCGCGCCCTGGTAATCGAAGGGCATACCGAAGTGAGCCTGCAAAGCCATATGCGCCGTACCCGACATGGGACGGAAGGGGGTAAGGGGGGCTGGAAGGCCCGACTTGCGGGGCTGGTTCGCTTTCCCGGCCGGGCCGAAGTCTCAGGTTTTATCAACAGTGAAGTCATGCACAGCATGAAGCACGTTCAAGAGGAGTTGTCCAAGCAGGGCTGGGAGGCCAAGGTGACGTACGATGAGGATAATGTTCGCGCCTATCTGGAGGTGTCGCGCCAGGACCATGTCGATTTTCTTTATGACATCCGCCTGTGCGAGTATCTCATGCCCGATTTCGCCTATCCGGAATTGCCGCCGGACGAGAGCAAATCACCCCATTACTACCGCGCCGAAGTCTTTCTCCGCCGGGGGGGGCAGTCCTATGATATTTACGGCTATGACAGCAGCCAGATTATTGACGACATTCTCAGCCAGTTTGAAAAATATCTGCACTTCCTCCATGTGACTCCAGGAGTCCTCCCATGGAACATGGATGAGCACGATGAGATGCTGCAGGGCGGGGGGGCATCCTCCGAGCCGTAA
- a CDS encoding DUF2179 domain-containing protein produces MFTEAVGGSGLVSMVAVPLLVFLARILDVTLSTLRISMVYRGLKHLAAPLGFLEALVWVLAISQVMQHLDNWITYLAFALGFGAGNFVGLLLEERLAFGNLILRVITPNTDPGLSSALWNAGFGVTNVNAHGESGPVKIIFTVVKRRDLQKAIALIKTFNKDAFYTIEDVRFFNETYVPASKNSGSSGLFSIRK; encoded by the coding sequence ATGTTTACGGAAGCTGTCGGCGGTTCAGGGCTGGTGTCCATGGTGGCGGTGCCGCTGTTGGTTTTTCTTGCCCGCATTCTCGATGTCACCTTGAGCACCCTGCGGATTTCAATGGTTTACCGGGGGCTGAAGCATCTCGCCGCCCCCTTGGGTTTTCTGGAAGCGCTGGTCTGGGTCCTGGCGATTTCCCAGGTCATGCAGCACCTGGACAACTGGATCACCTATTTGGCCTTCGCCCTGGGTTTCGGCGCCGGGAACTTTGTCGGCCTGCTGCTTGAGGAGCGCCTGGCCTTCGGCAACCTGATCCTTCGCGTCATCACGCCCAACACCGATCCCGGGCTGAGCTCGGCCCTGTGGAATGCGGGCTTCGGCGTCACCAACGTCAACGCCCACGGCGAATCGGGGCCGGTCAAAATCATCTTTACCGTGGTGAAAAGGCGGGATCTGCAAAAAGCGATCGCCTTGATCAAGACCTTTAACAAGGATGCCTTTTACACCATCGAAGATGTCCGGTTTTTCAACGAGACCTATGTGCCGGCGAGCAAAAATAGTGGTTCAAGCGGTCTCTTTAGCATACGGAAGTAA
- the ric gene encoding iron-sulfur cluster repair di-iron protein, with translation MTTTNLSEKTVGDIVTDDYRTAEIFEKHGIDFCCGGKVTLADACREQGLNPAALVREIEGLAQAPVDRSRNYSAWTLSFLADYIVNTHHAYLKENDEQIASYARKIAAVHGERHPEVIRIAAIFEKIAQEMVGHLREEEEVFFPALKRAEAAVVAGKTPDANDRETIRQSLVRLHREHEEVGDAIHTIRRLSQGYALPTDACNTFTLAYRKLQEFEDDLHKHVHLENNILFPKAARL, from the coding sequence ATGACGACAACAAACCTCTCTGAGAAGACGGTCGGGGACATTGTCACGGACGATTACCGGACGGCCGAGATCTTCGAAAAGCACGGGATCGATTTTTGTTGTGGCGGCAAGGTTACCCTCGCCGACGCCTGTCGGGAGCAAGGGCTCAATCCGGCGGCTCTCGTGAGGGAAATCGAGGGCTTGGCACAGGCCCCGGTCGACCGGAGCCGGAATTACTCGGCCTGGACCCTGTCGTTCCTGGCCGACTACATCGTCAACACGCACCATGCCTATCTCAAGGAGAACGACGAGCAGATCGCTTCGTATGCACGGAAGATCGCCGCCGTGCATGGCGAACGCCATCCCGAGGTCATCCGGATCGCCGCCATTTTCGAGAAAATCGCGCAAGAGATGGTCGGACATCTGCGCGAGGAGGAAGAGGTTTTCTTCCCGGCGCTCAAACGCGCGGAAGCCGCCGTCGTCGCCGGCAAAACCCCGGATGCGAACGACCGGGAAACGATCCGCCAGTCCCTGGTTCGTCTCCATCGCGAACACGAAGAAGTCGGCGATGCGATTCATACCATTCGCCGTCTTTCACAGGGATACGCGCTTCCGACCGATGCCTGCAACACCTTCACCCTCGCGTATCGCAAGCTCCAGGAGTTTGAGGATGATCTCCACAAACATGTTCATCTGGAAAACAACATTCTTTTCCCCAAGGCCGCGCGGTTGTAA